One genomic window of Gossypium hirsutum isolate 1008001.06 chromosome D11, Gossypium_hirsutum_v2.1, whole genome shotgun sequence includes the following:
- the LOC107911381 gene encoding transcription factor HEC2 encodes MDVDMVKSSTEDDHMDVMTMMMQMEEKLPDFCEPAFHTSPTLLPPETHFSNGTSSTTILPTLPVYPNPNVSSINTFMTLPFGNGSNPVQEPITPPLQPHNICSSNSKFKYPTPFNNANPYPSSVDKKNSMAAMREMIFRIAAMQPIHIDPESIKPPKRRNVKISKDPQSVAARHRRERISERIRILQRLVPGGTKMDTASMLDEAIHYVKFLKKQVQSLEQAAVNRPMGVGIPSATMANMGYSNSLVKACQPSHHHHQAVGNMQMLR; translated from the coding sequence ATGGATGTTGACATGGTGAAATCCTCAACAGAAGATGATCACATGGATGTGATGACAATGATGATGCAAATGGAAGAAAAGCTTCCCGATTTTTGTGAGCCTGCTTTCCATACTTCTCCCACGTTATTGCCACCTGAAACCCATTTCTCCAATGGGACTTCAAGCACCACCATCCTTCCCACACTACCTGTTTACCCCAACCCCAATGTTTCTTCCATTAATACGTTCATGACCTTGCCTTTTGGCAATGGCAGCAACCCAGTTCAAGAACCCATTACTCCACCTCTTCAACCCCATAATATATGCAGTAGCAACAGCAAGTTCAAATACCCAACTCCTTTCAACAATGCAAATCCATACCCTTCTTCAGTAGATAAGAAGAACTCTATGGCAGCAATGAGGGAGATGATATTCCGTATAGCAGCAATGCAACCTATCCATATAGACCCAGAATCCATCAAGCCTCCAAAAAGAAGAAACGTTAAGATCTCAAAGGATCCTCAGAGCGTGGCCGCCAGGCATAGAAGAGAACGGATAAGCGAGAGGATAAGGATTCTGCAGAGGCTTGTTCCAGGAGGCACCAAAATGGATACAGCTTCAATGTTGGACGAGGCGATTCattatgtcaaatttttgaaGAAACAAGTGCAGTCTTTGGAACAAGCTGCCGTTAACAGGCCGATGGGAGTTGGGATTCCAAGTGCAACAATGGCTAACATGGGCTACTCTAATTCCCTGGTTAAAGCTTGCCAGCCATCTCATCACCATCATCAAGCCGTGGGCAATATGCAGATGCTTAGATAA